The following coding sequences are from one Triticum dicoccoides isolate Atlit2015 ecotype Zavitan chromosome 4A, WEW_v2.0, whole genome shotgun sequence window:
- the LOC119284317 gene encoding methionine gamma-lyase-like, which produces MAHVLATAQPLALLKRPPPPKASFGDGNDKAPKARHGESESDPAVGLAVARPEFGEHGGVNMSIEASATFTVMEPDILRRLFTGELGPERDQLYIYSRHFNPTVLALGRQMAALEGTEAAYCTASGMSAISSVLMQLVGAGGHVVASRCLYGGTHALLSQFLPRTSGVHTTFVDTDDEEAVRSAMKPGETRVVFVETMSNPTLAVADIPMLARLACEAGAKLVVDNTFTPVVVSPARLGADVVVHSMSKFISGGADIIAGAICGPACLVKAMMDLQDGALMLLGPTMNAKVASELAGRLPHLPLRMQEHSRRAAEFATRMRRLRLHVTYPGLPDHPHHDRLSAMGNPGYGAGGMLCVDMGTEERANSLMYHLQNSTRFGLMAVSLGYYQTLMSCSGNSTSSEMAPDDRARAGISPGLIRMSIGYNGTLDQRWAQFERAVTLMKQETTSASASKLI; this is translated from the exons ATGGCTCACGTTCTCGCTACGGCACAGCCCCTCGCCCTCCTCAAGCGGCCACCACCACCAAAGGCCAGCTTCGGCGATGGCAACGACAAGGCGCCAAAGGCCCGTCACGGGGAGTCCGAGTCGGACCCGGCGGTGGGTCTAGCCGTGGCGCGTCCCGAGTTCGGCGAGCATGGCGGCGTGAACATGTCCATTGAGGCCTCAGCAACGTTCACAGTCATGGAGCCGGACATCCTGCGCCGGCTCTTCACAGGGGAGCTAGGCCCGGAGCGCGACCAACTGTACATCTACAGCCGCCACTTCAATCCGACGGTGCTAGCTCTGGGGCGGCAGATGGCGGCCTTGGAGGGGACCGAGGCCGCCTACTGCACGGCGTCCGGCATGTCGGCCATCTCGTCCGTGCTGATGCAGCTGGTGGGCGCTGGCGGGCACGTGGTGGCATCGCGGTGTTTGTACGGCGGAACCCATGCCCTGCTGTCCCAATTCCTGCCGCGCACCTCGGGCGTGCACACGACGTTCGTGGACACGGACGACGAGGAGGCCGTACGCTCGGCCATGAAGCCAGGGGAGACGCGGGTGGTGTTCGTGGAGACTATGTCGAACCCGACACTTGCTGTTGCCGACATCCCGATGTTGGCGCGTTTGGCGTGCGAGGCCGGGGCCAAGCTGGTGGTGGACAACACCTTCACTCCCGTCGTCGTCTCGCCCGCGCGGCTAGgcgccgacgtcgtcgtccacagcATGTCAAAGTTCATCAGCGGAGGCGCCGATATAATCGCCG GTGCGATCTGCGGTCCGGCGTGCCTGGTGAAAGcgatgatggacctgcaggacggTGCACTGATGCTCCTGGGCCCCACAATGAACGCTAAGGTGGCGTCCGAGCTTGCCGGGCGTCTTCCTCACCTGCCGCTACGAATGCAGGAGCACTCGCGCCGCGCCGCCGAGTTCGCCACCCGGATGCGCCGCCTGCGCCTCCATGTTACGTACCCTGGCCTTCCGGACCACCCGCACCACGACCGGTTGTCCGCCATGGGCAACCCGGGTTACGGCGCCGGTGGGATGTTGTGCGTGGACATGGGCACCGAAGAGCGGGCCAACAGCCTCATGTACCACCTACAGAACAGCACCCGGTTCGGCCTCATGGCCGTCAGCCTCGGCTACTACCAGACGCTCATGTCTTGCTCCGGGAATAGCACCAGCAGTGAGATGGCGCCCGACGACCGCGCCCGCGCCGGCATCTCCCCGGGCCTCATTCGCATGTCCATTGGGTACAATGGCACCCTGGACCAGCGCTGGGCGCAATTCGAGCGCGCCGTCACCCTTATGAAACAGGAGACCACCAGCGCTTCCGCAAGCAAGCTCATCTGA